The sequence below is a genomic window from Silene latifolia isolate original U9 population chromosome 7, ASM4854445v1, whole genome shotgun sequence.
GAATTTCCAGCTTTGTAACCATCTTAATCTTATATCCACTCCTTCCAAGGAAGCACCATATCAATACATAACGATGATAATCATTTTAAATCTTCTTTCCAACGAACTATATACTAAACAAAGTGAAGTTCATCATTAAAATTCACTAAGCATGTAACTAACAGAAGCATGTACATATCCCGCAAGTCAGAGTCCCATACCATTGTATGTTTCATTATGTGGCCCATAAGATCAAATCTGAATCCATCAACCTGACATAATAATGAATAAACCATGCAAGTTTAGATCATGAGAATATCAAAATGAAGAATGAACATAAAATAATTTTTGCAATTTATTTGATTCATGCAAATGACAAATGTCATTGATACAGTTACGCCAAATCTTCTCAGACTGtgtacaacaacaacattaaccaAGTTCTTCAAGGGTCTGTAAATGGTGGGGTAAGGGGGGATCGGACCTACGCAGCCGTGCCCCTGTGTTAGCAACCCGATATGGTTATTTCCAGACTTCTCGGACAGCggacaaagaaaaaaaaacagatcaATGTCCTACCCTCTATGTTTCGCAACAGTGCATAAATAATTTATGCAGGTAGAAAAACACTATTCTTTCTTTCATTTGTTTCAACAATAGCATTATAGCAACAGTCTCAAAATGATTAAAGCAGCAAAAGAACAAATCGTCAAATCACCTTGTAATTGACAGCCCAAGACAATAGATCATCCAGAATGAGACGTTCAACCATATAATGCTCACTAGCTGTGTCATTCATGCATGTGCTATTCTCGATAGAACCATCAGCATCTCTTCTTAAGTAGTAGACTGGGACGATCTTTTATATACCGTATGTCACTAATGGTAGGCTAGAAAAGGAGGTTTATTTTGTATCAAACATTAAATCAAAATATGAAACCAAACCTTGTCCAGGACAGAATTCTGATAAAGTGGCCCACTGCTGCTTAAATGGTTATATACAACATCTAATACCACACGAAGGCCAATACCATTTAGTGCCTGAAACCACATTCACTGAGTTATTTTAACCgaataaattttcaaaaacctGAATACTGGCTTAAGAAAATATAATTTAGTTCTTTAGAAAATAAAAGGCCAGAGCCATACCTGGACCATCTTTCTGAACTCAATGATGCGACACGGACCATCTGGATTTGTTGCATAGCTTCCCTTAGGGGTTCCCCATAAAACAGGATTATATCTATGCCAAGTAGTGTTAAACATAATATGAGATTGATTAGACAGAGGAAGACTCATATCTCAGGCAACATTGAATATAACAGAAATTTACCCCCAATTATATCCATCCTCATCTCGGATTGCAGTTATTTGGGCTTGTTGCTCTTCTGAATCAGGTGGTAGCGACTCTAATATCTTAGGATCTACAATGAATTCCTCGGTTATTGGAATAATGATGACAATCGCATAACTATTGATGTTTTAAACTAAAAGTCTCAACACTCATGGAAAAGGATACAGAATTTAGCCATGGAAGTATAGAAAAATAATTACTATTATTCTTTATGGTGGCCTTAATCCTCTTTGAACCATTCTGTATATTCACCAAAGTTACATATACCCTTACAGGAAACATACCCCTAGGATAAAAAATTCcttgaaaaaattaaaaaaaatgccCAGCCACATACTTCGGAAACTTTCCATAAGACTAAATCGCAAATATACAGATAATGAAACTTATAGGAGCACATAGACAAGTCAACAAAAAGAAACAGCTAAAGGAGCTTAGTTCTGCTAAAATTCATACAACTAGTTATCAGGACTCAGGAGTACAGAATGTCATGATATGACATGAACAGATAAATAGCTATACGAAAGGCTGTGGTGCACGTAGTGTGATAATGGCCCTGGTATTTCCTGTCATTTTCACACAATCATTCGAAGTGACGTATGTACAAGTAAATTTTAGTACACTAGTTTGCATGGTCGACAACAAAAAAGACGATACTTCAAACGCAGTATGAATTATCTCTTTGGTGAGTATGGAGGACAAATATCCTCAAATGGTTCAGCCGAAAAGCAAATATTTAAAAACTAAAACTCATATAAGACGCTTTTACTATTTTATAAAGTAAGTACGGTGCCTTTTAGGATATGTAAAATAAGTGATGTGCCTACGGAAAAAAAGATTAGTATTGTAGCTCTATTAATGCTAACATAAGCTGAACTGATCATAATTTGCCAGTTATATAACTTAACTGAGACCTAAACACACTAGCATCAAATACATGGGGCATATTATATAAATACAAGAAAACTTACCTACAAACTTCCACTTCTCTTTGTTATCATCCACCTCAGCAAAGTGAAAGCTTGGTAGCAGATGGACATGAGTAAGACCAGCAGCAGATAGCTTCTTTAAATGTCGAGTACCAGCTGAATCCTTCACGTAGGAGATTAATTAGACATGAACCACTGTTCTATACGGAAACAATCAGAGCAAATGCAAGTAGATTTCTAGTATTCTTATACTGATTATCTTGATTAAAGTTATATCTGAATAAATCTTAGCCAGAATAGACTACATAGGTAAGATGTATCAAGATTCGCAAGTATTAGCAAATCAGTGATCACACAACAGAATACTTGCCCCTTTCCTATATTTGCAAAAGATACTCAAATTGCGTACTGCCACCAAAAATTCTTACCCTTGAAAATATTAGCATGGCCTAAAACTATTTCACAGAGCACGTTCATTAAGTGAGCTAAAATTGGTAACAAGTGTTATTTTTGTGGAGCCAATTCACCTTGAGTTTGTGTTTTTTAGCAGCTTTGGATACAAGTTAAGCGTTGGCTATTTTGGTTAGCATACATTTTGAAGTGTGAAAGGGGTAAATAAaccccttaactttgttcaattgtgaaattaggccccataagcTTCATTTGTAGTCTTTAAGCCCATTAAATTTCACCAAGAAGTAAAATTCCACCTCTTTAAACCAAAAAtaattttatattaatattaTACAATTTATTAAATACTACTAGATTACTTATTTAAGCTTTACGATTCCAGACAATTTATTAATCATTGAAGAACACTTTTAAGTATTCCGTACATGTTTAGTAAATTGCATAAAATTTGTAAAGTATTCTTAAATATATAATCAATTGTCTACATACTGTTAAATTGTGAGAAGTAACTCTTAAAATTTAATATATGATATAAAAATCTAaacttataataaaaaaaatatttacatttGATAAATTggatcattttgggattaaggctctgatgttgttgttgttgataaattgggttataaaatgattttatgataataatttgatGAAAATTTAAAAAATGAGGTTGAATTATACTTTTGATGAAAGTCAAGGGGCTTGATATAGAGATGGCAATCCGGGACGGGCTAAGGCGGGCAGCATGGGCACGACACAGCACGGATGAACAGTAATGACGGCACGGGCACGGCACGAACGGGTTGGAGGCGGGCCGCGGCTACGTTTTTTGGGAATTCCCGTGCTCAGCCACGGCACGGCCCAAGCACGGAGGGTCCAGCACGAACCAGGCACGGTGGGCCTACACGGTTTTTTTACGACCCGAGATTTGACCCGtttcttaattatttaattaaattccttttTTTAATAtcgtttttaaattatttaattaaatctagTACATTAAAAATACAAGTAATCAACTAAGCAAGATatcaagtacattaatatttaataaaatatatatttaaatcttatataaatcaaaaagtatttaaaaaaaaatactaaGTCTATTGGGTCGGCCACGTGCCAGGCACGATTAGCCCATGGGTCAGGCACGGCCCAAGCACGAAACTGACCAAGAGCAGGCCGCGGCGGGGGTTTGGGTGAGTGGGCTAGGCACGGCACGGCACGGCCAGCCCAATATCCGTGCCTGGACCGGGCCATTTTTGGGGGAAGGCACAATGGGCCGGCCGGCCCAGCATGGCCCAATGCCAACTCTAGCTTGATAGCTACAAATGAAACTTGAGGAGTCTAATTTTGAAGTAGCTATATTGCCAAAAGTCCATAATGCTATGAGATCATATTCTACATTAGTATTCCCAGTTCGGAAGGTTATCTCAGAAAATCGTACAACAAAATCTGAGAATATTAGTTACAAGTTTCACATAACCAGAATAAATTCGAAGTGCAGTCACAGGTTCAAATCTTCCAAAAAAAAAGAACTTAATCATTTCAAATATATGTGAAAAGAAAAACAGCTGCTGGTAGAAGACTGATTTTTGAGACAATAGGAGAAAAGACTAAATTCTAAACAAATACCTGCGCTGCGAAAGCTAAATATCCACCACGAAGCTTGGGATCCACAGTAGGATCATTCGCGCTACAAAAAATCCAAATATAAATACAACAAAATGTTAAAACAAGCTGTGAACTATATAACATCAGAATTCCTTGAAGATGATCAGTGAGTCGCAACAGAAACAAACAGATCAACTACCAGAAAAGGAACTGCCAATAATAATTATTTTACTGTGACTACTCCTGAAACAAATAATAGAAGGCCAATGTCTATCATGATCATTAGTCCACCATCCATGTAAGCCATAGTCAGTAAGTACATTAAAGCATGTGCTAACTACCGTATTTATAATATCAACCATATTAAATTATGTTTGAGTTGATTTTGATATTAAACACACCAATGGTAAAGATATTTGTGTGCATTATTATGGAATGATCTCTACAGTAGTCACTTCAGTAGAGAATCAACAAGAACATAGGCCAAAAATTCGAGGTTTTCCAAGTAGATCAAAAGTTGGACCGCTCTCACCAAATTTAGGCAGTACACATTAAGCATGTGTTCATCATTCATCATATTAAATAGAGTTTCAGATGGAGAGATTAAGATGAAAAAAGAGGGAAACAATTATCCTTCTTTGGATACCAAGTTGAGTTGGAAGGAAATGGGAAGGGGTGAAATTGAAGGGATTCCTTTTCCCTCGTACATGCTAAAATAAATTCCTTTCCAACATAGGCTAGATAGATGATTTCGAAGGAAAACACCATACTCCATTTCCGTCTCTCCTTTTCCTCCTACTATTGTATCCAAGAAACTCTGAGTAAAAAAACTAGTCATTCCTTGCTTACGATGCAAACTTGATTGATAGTAAGACCCACCTGAAATCTCTTATATGCAGCTCATAGATACTGATGTCACACAAAGAAAGAAGAACGGGTTTCTCATTGGCCAGATTATCCCACCCTTCAGGTTTTAGAGAGTCAGAGTTTAGGTCAACCACCAATGTTCGGCTTCCATCAGCATTAATCCTGAATCAGGTTCATGAACTCGCAGTTAAATAAATAATAGTTATTTCAGAGCTGAAGTTGAAAAGTACCATAGTAAATTAACTATGAATtgttcacaagaaacaaatagcTTACCCTCTGGCATAGGGATCATTAGCAaagcatttttcaatttttagggtgCTATGGTGATACACATCAACTTCATACACATAGTAACACCCCTCCCAGCTTCTAGGCCCAGAGACACTCCAAACGCCGTTAGATTCTTTCAGTGGAAGAGTTTCAAAAGGTTCGCCCCCTGAAGAATTTTTATATAAGCTGGCAGAGACAGCCTGATCGTTTGGATAAAATTTATCACAGGCAAAGACATCAGCAAAGCAGACTAGTCGTAATTCTACATACGGACACCCAACAGTCaataaaaaaagaggaaaaacatCTTACTTGAGCAGTGGGAGCCCATAAGTAGAGTGATATGGAATCGCCTGAGAATATAGCACCCAGAGGGCCATCATATGAATAAAACTCATCAATCACACCAGGTAGCTGCAACCCAGTGGCATTTGTGCATACTCCATTAGCTGTGATATTTCAAAGTGTACAGGGAAATCCGTCAAATGGATGGTAAAGATCAATCGATCTCATAAGATATAAGCGATATAAATGAATGAATATTAAGATATCTTGCTAATATTCAAAATAATTGTCAGTATTTAGAAGGCCAGAACTTAGTGATAAAATCTGAAGATATAGGAACAGATAATCTTCCATAGTAAGATTGCACCAATAAATAAGTATCTAATATTATGATGGAACAGGCTTACTCTAACTCTTTTGTGTTACGCATAAGGTGGATATGGGTTAGAAATTTACAGCTGATAGCAGCAACAGCCAATTGAGATGTTAGCAGAGTTTTGGCATCCACTGTTGCGGGAACTTTAAAGGCTCTGTAATCTCTGATGTGAGGAAATTTCTCTACTACCTAATAAGTtgcaaaacaaataaaaaagtaTCAATACAAAAATAGAGTGCAGAAGCACTTCCACTAACACGAGTCTACTCCCGGTAATGCTTAGAACGTTAGCAGTAAACAAGATGCAGAGATGAGAAGGAGTTGATGCAAAAATAACAAAGGCTAAGTCAGTTAGTCTTAACATGATGTGGGGTCAGCTGTTATAAATCAGCATAAGGAAGAATCAGTGAGATGAGTGGAAAGTGGGAAGAGAATTAAAACATGGAGAGAAGGGAAAGCACGAAGGCACAAAGCATGTACAACTTGTTGTTACATGGATACACTAAAGCACGCATAATGATACATGAAAGCACATCAAAGTTAGATTGAGATGAAGACATCAATCAACATACTTTTGCAGGTAATCTGTCATTATCATTTCCAAGCTGTATCTTGACATCATAGCCTGCCAAATGAAACAAATATTATTTTAGAATGGTGTCAAAGGGAGGTTGAAGATGAAATGAATAAATTTGAAGTTAAAAAAGGACCTTGTATCCCTGCATCAGTAAATGAGAGTGCAGCGGTTTTACTAGCGTAAAGGTAGCAAGACCCATTTCCAATGTCAATGTTCCAGGCAATGGCATCTTTGGTCGGCCAATATGCCCTAGAATTGGTCAGACTCCCCTGCAAATCACCCTGAAAGTTTGATATATCCACAGTTAGGGACGGTTGCTTTGTATTGCACCATGGAAGTCACAATAACTATCCAATGATTAGTTCAGCTGAACCGCGGGAATATCATCAGTTGCCATATTCTTAATATTAGCAATAATTAAGTAACGCAATGGGCGAAATTGATCACGTTAAATCAAAATTAAGTAAAACATTTTAATCACATTCAAACATATGAAGTAATCCGTAATTAGGAGAGGAAAGGGGAATAACCATTGAGCAGCGAAACGGCGTGGCGGATGACGGACGAGTGGAAGGTGTACTAGTAGTAACAATGGAAATGAATTTAGAGAGTGAGGgtttggtaaaagagatgaaatgCCAGGATGGAAAGCAAAGAGAAGAGCGTGTATGGAGGAGTAATGGAGGAGAAGTTGAGGAGGAGTTATATAGTGACATTATGGGTGAAGTTGCTGAGGTATAAGCAGCAAATTCAGTTGTGAAtacgaaacaatggttgaaaaaaATGGCGGAAAGTTGGCGGCAAATGTGGTGTAATGgacaaggaaaaggaaaaggaaaataaCAAGAGTTAGAGATGGAGAGTCGAAGTGATGAAGATGATCACACTTTGGTTTGGCCTTTGGGTCATTATTTCTCATCTCGTCTGCGTCACTCATCACTCTACTCAGTTAGTCAGTACACACTGCCTCACTGCTTGCCGTCTGGATAAGAGAGATACCCACTTAACTCTACTGGCCGACTGCCGCTCCCACTCTAAGTTAAGATTACGTTTATAGGTAGGGCTAGTAAAAGTCAGGTCTTGaataaagacaaaaaaaataaataaacgtaaactaaaataaaatttatgaacactagttttaaacccgtgcaaaattgcacgggtttgcttattaaacttgttttaaaaaaaatgttcGGCTAAATTAAAAAATATTGAAATCGGaatataaaattaaattttgGAATACTAATTAAAATAAACGGGTCAAATAAGACCTCACTTACATAGATGAAACAAAGCTTTTgctaattttaatgcattttattgtTGACTTATGTGTGCAAGTGGTATGCTATTTACCCGTCTTAAGGTTAAGACGGATATATATCCTTTTTAATATATCTAGAACGCAAATTCTTGTTTACAACGGTTGTAAACACGACAATAGTGAAACGGACTCGAATACTGGTTATTTAAACCCAAATAACAAGTCATACGGGTTGACTTAATTATTCATatgttaaaaaaataaaatatccACAAAAATAGCAACTAAATAATACACCTACCTTATTTACAATATTCTCTTTTGACTTTGGTTGGATAAAACGACTATACTTGTTCAAAAGCGAATTTTTCCAACTTTtgtgagtgtaaatttaaatttaaattacctatcgaaaataaagcttaaaattTAAACATactatatgaaataataaattaaACTCACGTAAAAATATAAATTTATTAGTTATTTAAATCTCGTGAGCGAAATTGAAAGTCGTCTCCCACCATTTTGGGGTCTTTTTAAAGTGAAATTACTTATTCTTGAGAGGTAAAAATATGTCACCGCAGGATCTCAACTCTCAAAAATAAAATATCCACAAAAATTAAAAGCAAGTTAACTAAATAATACACCTAAACTTATTTGGAACAATATTCTCGAGACACAATGATTTTGTTCTTAACGCTAGATTTAATTATAGCCTTTTTACTTgggttttttcaaattttattatccCACGTTCCATTTAATgacttcatcttctacctttctTGGCCTCCATTTTTTTTCCTGTGAAAGATGACTAACAATGACAATGATGATACAATACCTCCACTCCATAACGACGATATTGTAGATGAAGATGCTAATCCTGGTTCAATTATTTTGAAGGACGGATCAATTGTTTCTCTAAAAGAAGGTATTGCACGATTTTGATGCGTTAATTTGTCTGATCGTCAATTTTTAGATGCGTCTATTGTAACTAAGAACAACTAAACAAGAGTATATTGGTCAACccctgcattttatcatgctAAAACAGATAGTACTTGTACCTATAAATTAATCAACGAAATCGTAATATATATTGCTCTGCTTGTCAATTGTTTATGCGTTTAATTTGTACGCTTGTCAATTGTTTATGCGGCTGGTTCAATTTATCATCCAAAATTCATGTATGATTAATGTAATTTCGTCTAATTTCAATAGTTCATCATTTACTGTTTTTCTTTTGTCTGCAATTTTTCAGATTTTGATGCTTC
It includes:
- the LOC141592328 gene encoding pullulanase 1, chloroplastic, producing the protein MSLYNSSSTSPPLLLHTRSSLCFPSWHFISFTKPSLSKFISIVTTSTPSTRPSSATPFRCSMGDLQGSLTNSRAYWPTKDAIAWNIDIGNGSCYLYASKTAALSFTDAGIQGYDVKIQLGNDNDRLPAKVVEKFPHIRDYRAFKVPATVDAKTLLTSQLAVAAISSNGVCTNATGLQLPGVIDEFYSYDGPLGAIFSGDSISLYLWAPTAQAVSASLYKNSSGGEPFETLPLKESNGVWSVSGPRSWEGCYYVYEVDVYHHSTLKIEKCFANDPYARGINADGSRTLVVDLNSDSLKPEGWDNLANEKPVLLSLCDISIYELHIRDFSANDPTVDPKLRGGYLAFAAQDSAGTRHLKKLSAAGLTHVHLLPSFHFAEVDDNKEKWKFVDPKILESLPPDSEEQQAQITAIRDEDGYNWGYNPVLWGTPKGSYATNPDGPCRIIEFRKMVQALNGIGLRVVLDVVYNHLSSSGPLYQNSVLDKIVPVYYLRRDADGSIENSTCMNDTASEHYMVERLILDDLLSWAVNYKVDGFRFDLMGHIMKHTMVKATSMLQGLSKGRDGVEGSSIYIYGEGWDFGEVANNARGINASQLNLGGTGIGSFNDRIRDAMIGGGPFGPPLQQGFVTGLALEPNDHDHGSKSNADRMLALSKDHIQVGMAANLRDYVLTNCDGKQVRGCEVYTFGGSPVGYAMQPVETVNYVSAHDNQTLFDIISLKTPTDMTVDERCRMNHIATSIIALSQGTPFFHAGDEMLRSKSLDRDSYNSGDWFNRLDFSYSSNNWGVGLPPKDHNENNWPLFKPRLANPSYKPDKSHIVAAVENFTNLLQIRYSSPLLRLRTMKDVQDRVRFHNSGPSWVPGVIVMSIEDGHAGSPGLPQLDPKFQYIVVIINIRPSEVSLADPVLRGKSLQLHPVQLVSNDIIVKESKYEPSSGCFTIPPKTTAVFVEPRHN